One genomic window of Actinomycetota bacterium includes the following:
- a CDS encoding SDR family oxidoreductase codes for EVDALDEQAVDTHLQSVIDKAARVDISFNAIGIPNPKSRVPLVELDVARFSLPIATYTRAYFLTARLAARRMVANRSGVIMTVTAIPSRTGIPVVGGGGPAMAAVEALTRGLSAELAPQGIRVVGLRPQGMPETGRIKESFELYAKASGMTWEQFHEFGAARTHPRRLSTLTEMTNVAVFMASDQASGMTGTVVNLSLGSLDD; via the coding sequence GAGGTCGACGCGCTCGACGAGCAGGCTGTGGACACGCATCTCCAGTCCGTGATCGACAAGGCGGCCCGCGTCGATATCTCGTTCAACGCGATCGGCATCCCTAATCCGAAGAGTCGTGTGCCCCTGGTCGAGCTGGACGTCGCCCGGTTCTCCCTGCCCATTGCGACGTACACGAGGGCGTACTTTCTGACCGCCCGCCTGGCCGCCCGGCGGATGGTCGCGAACCGATCGGGGGTGATCATGACCGTCACCGCAATCCCTTCGCGGACGGGCATCCCAGTGGTGGGAGGCGGCGGTCCGGCGATGGCCGCCGTGGAGGCGCTCACCCGAGGTCTATCCGCCGAGCTCGCACCTCAGGGTATTCGCGTGGTCGGTCTGCGACCCCAGGGGATGCCGGAGACCGGCAGGATCAAGGAGAGCTTCGAGCTTTACGCCAAGGCGTCGGGAATGACCTGGGAACAGTTCCACGAGTTCGGCGCAGCCAGGACTCACCCACGACGGCTTTCGACGCTCACGGAGATGACGAACGTGGCGGTCTTCATGGCTTCCGACCAGGCGAGCGGGATGACGGGAACGGTCGTCAACTTGAGCCTGGGAAGCCTGGATGACTAG
- a CDS encoding Clp protease N-terminal domain-containing protein: MPPTRLNHPWIGYEHLVLGMLHPDCPGAARRVLESLGIRPEPFRQAFTLSMGDPWDTTPTHTTLSPATQLVLERANLEAARLADTEVTSEHVLLALISRDRFPTRWVARAGITAEVVRQRVLDATEGVVLPEAAPLEPPPPAEADLAYTLDLAPNPLGHDPRRRRPWGSRGFGVPLDRPPKKGMLGRQYFVDRDGYPVLTTDGRPVHIVVDEDTVPVLDEHGQETIGPVEIPEGARLITGPDPS; encoded by the coding sequence GTGCCGCCGACGAGGCTCAACCATCCCTGGATCGGCTACGAGCATCTGGTGCTCGGGATGCTGCACCCCGACTGTCCCGGGGCGGCCCGTCGGGTGCTGGAGTCCTTGGGGATCCGCCCCGAGCCGTTTCGCCAAGCGTTCACCCTCAGCATGGGCGACCCCTGGGACACCACCCCGACCCACACCACGCTCTCACCCGCCACCCAGCTCGTGCTGGAGCGGGCCAACCTGGAGGCCGCCCGGCTCGCCGACACCGAGGTCACCAGCGAGCACGTCCTGCTCGCCCTGATCAGCCGCGACCGCTTCCCGACCCGCTGGGTCGCCCGCGCCGGGATCACCGCTGAGGTGGTGCGCCAGCGGGTGCTGGACGCCACCGAGGGCGTCGTGCTGCCCGAGGCGGCGCCGCTCGAACCACCGCCGCCCGCCGAGGCCGACCTGGCGTACACCTTGGACCTGGCACCCAACCCCCTCGGCCACGATCCCCGCCGGCGGCGCCCCTGGGGTTCAAGAGGGTTCGGGGTGCCGCTGGACCGGCCACCCAAGAAAGGCATGCTGGGACGCCAGTACTTCGTCGACCGGGACGGCTATCCCGTGCTGACCACCGACGGCCGACCGGTGCACATCGTGGTCGACGAGGACACCGTGCCGGTGCTGGACGAACACGGCCAGGAGACGATCGGTCCGGTCGAGATCCCAGAAGGCGCCAGGCTGATCACTGGCCCCGACCCATCCTGA
- a CDS encoding glyceraldehyde 3-phosphate dehydrogenase NAD-binding domain-containing protein: protein MANKVAINGLGRIGRAALKLALEQPQLDVVAVNEIGSLENMVYLLRYDSVYGRYERQVDAVDGKLVIDGKPLVYLSERDPEQLPWADLEIDLVLECTGRFTNREDAEKHVRAGARWVILSGPTKSPDVPTIIHGVNRPDGETQIISCASCTTNNITPLVEILDRHFGVEKAVLTTVHAYTATQALVDSPGGAKDLRRGRAAAQSFVPSSTGAATATAKALPAMEGRFDGVSVRGPVVVGSISDVVFVVGRDTTPEEVNDVLRQEATSDRYQGILAVAEDPLVSADIVKDPRASIVQLDMTRVVGGDLVKVMSWYDNEWGFTSQMIQVAVQQLGLHTAARV from the coding sequence ATGGCCAACAAGGTCGCGATCAACGGGCTCGGCCGGATCGGTCGGGCAGCCCTCAAGCTGGCCCTCGAGCAGCCGCAGCTCGACGTGGTGGCGGTGAACGAGATCGGCTCGCTCGAGAACATGGTGTACCTGCTCAGGTACGACAGCGTGTACGGTCGCTACGAGCGGCAGGTTGACGCCGTCGACGGGAAGCTGGTCATCGACGGCAAGCCGCTGGTGTACCTGAGCGAGCGTGACCCCGAGCAGCTTCCATGGGCCGACCTCGAGATCGACCTGGTGCTGGAGTGCACCGGCCGGTTCACCAACCGCGAGGACGCCGAGAAGCACGTGCGCGCCGGCGCCAGGTGGGTGATCCTGTCCGGCCCGACCAAGAGCCCGGACGTGCCGACCATCATCCACGGGGTCAACCGGCCCGACGGTGAGACCCAGATCATCTCCTGCGCCAGCTGCACCACCAACAACATCACCCCGCTGGTGGAGATCCTGGACCGGCACTTCGGCGTCGAGAAGGCCGTGCTGACCACCGTGCACGCCTACACCGCGACCCAGGCCCTGGTCGACAGCCCCGGCGGCGCCAAGGACCTGCGCCGTGGCCGCGCCGCCGCCCAGAGCTTCGTCCCCTCCAGCACCGGGGCGGCCACCGCCACCGCCAAGGCGCTGCCGGCCATGGAGGGTCGCTTCGACGGTGTCTCCGTGCGCGGCCCGGTGGTCGTCGGGTCCATCTCGGACGTCGTCTTCGTGGTGGGGCGGGACACCACGCCCGAAGAGGTCAACGACGTGCTGCGGCAGGAGGCAACCAGCGACCGGTACCAGGGAATCCTCGCCGTCGCCGAGGATCCGCTGGTCTCGGCCGACATCGTCAAGGATCCCCGCGCCTCCATCGTCCAGCTGGACATGACCCGGGTCGTCGGCGGCGACCTGGTCAAGGTCATGAGCTGGTACGACAACGAATGGGGATTCACCAGCCAGATGATCCAGGTCGCGGTCCAGCAACTGGGGCTCCACACCGCCGCCCGGGTCTGA
- a CDS encoding GH3 auxin-responsive promoter family protein codes for GGRILSVVSPEVESHAPSGVPVGAESGHGYRTMPGPVKSMYTAPYGVFAIEDYEAKYYTLLRLAAGQDISCIATVNPSTVLLLGDRLAEHTEPIIRDVRDGTLSSRFSVPQDLRNSLRLRPDPERARHLERAAAAGGGLLRPGLAWPELAAVGCWKGGTVGAYLAKFDTYFPQGTPVRDFGYYATELRGSVPLNDQGDAGVTAVGTNVLEFHPADDDRAPEGRHLLTVDKLQVGRRYFVYVTNASGLYRYDMNDIVEVAGHYGETPLIRFIQKGKGVVSFTGEKLYEVQVLAAVDQALAALRGRYHFIAAVAELVEGTTPRLVFLIEFDDPVAEHDGSALVDRLDAALGGQNDEYQTKRKSLRYGPPIIRVVRSGEYDRYRRRMVETGQRADGQFKILRLTSDTSFAGEFAAEQDLVGSERTSA; via the coding sequence ATGTACACCGCCCCCTATGGGGTCTTCGCCATCGAGGACTACGAGGCCAAGTACTACACGCTGCTGCGGCTGGCCGCCGGCCAGGACATCAGCTGCATCGCCACCGTCAACCCCAGCACCGTCCTGCTGCTCGGCGACCGGCTTGCCGAGCACACTGAGCCGATCATCCGCGACGTCCGCGACGGGACACTCTCCTCGCGGTTCTCCGTGCCCCAGGACCTTCGGAACTCCCTGCGCCTGCGACCGGATCCAGAGCGCGCCAGGCACCTGGAGCGGGCGGCCGCCGCCGGCGGCGGCCTGCTGCGGCCCGGGCTGGCATGGCCCGAGCTGGCCGCGGTCGGGTGCTGGAAGGGTGGGACCGTCGGCGCCTACCTGGCGAAGTTCGACACCTACTTCCCGCAGGGAACGCCGGTCAGGGACTTCGGCTACTACGCCACCGAGCTACGCGGATCGGTGCCGCTCAACGACCAGGGTGACGCCGGGGTGACCGCGGTCGGCACCAACGTGCTCGAATTCCACCCCGCAGACGACGATCGCGCCCCAGAGGGCCGCCACCTGCTGACCGTCGACAAGCTGCAGGTCGGGCGACGCTATTTCGTGTACGTCACCAACGCCTCGGGGCTGTACCGCTACGACATGAACGACATCGTCGAGGTCGCAGGGCACTACGGCGAGACCCCGCTCATCCGGTTCATCCAGAAGGGGAAAGGCGTCGTCTCGTTCACCGGGGAGAAGCTCTACGAGGTCCAGGTCCTCGCCGCCGTCGACCAGGCGCTGGCCGCGCTGCGGGGCCGCTACCACTTCATCGCCGCCGTCGCCGAATTGGTCGAGGGAACCACGCCGCGGCTGGTCTTCCTCATCGAGTTCGACGACCCGGTCGCCGAGCACGACGGTTCGGCGCTGGTCGACCGCCTGGACGCGGCATTGGGGGGCCAGAACGACGAGTACCAGACCAAGCGGAAGTCGCTGCGCTACGGCCCGCCCATCATCCGGGTCGTACGCTCCGGCGAGTACGACCGGTACCGCCGGCGCATGGTGGAGACCGGCCAGCGCGCCGACGGCCAGTTCAAGATCCTCCGGCTCACCAGCGACACGTCGTTCGCCGGGGAGTTCGCCGCCGAGCAGGACCTGGTCGGCAGCGAGCGGACCTCGGCCTGA